One genomic region from Bactrocera tryoni isolate S06 chromosome 3, CSIRO_BtryS06_freeze2, whole genome shotgun sequence encodes:
- the LOC120773064 gene encoding uncharacterized protein LOC120773064, whose translation MERKMSQISAQYQVLLEEVAQQKVLIQQLLKERTDDSSIMREFPIKNKTDLGRINENIEVRGKKNYIKCMTQILQGSGVVKNLKNIITDELAMQYNIDGVLGKDSFKGFTNFFDALIESIPTGIDAGSPENQLRQALQRQKKRVIKKII comes from the exons ATGGAAAGAAAAATGAGCCAAATTTCTGCACAGTACCAAGTGCTCCTAGAAGAAGTAGCGCAGCAGAAAGTCCTCATTCAACAGCTTCTGAAAGAACGCACCGACGACTCATCGATAATGAGAgaatttccaattaaaaacaaaacagatttGGGccgaattaatgaaaatatagaaGTTCGCGGAAAGAAGAACTac ATCAAATGTATGACTCAAATTCTCCAGGGTTCTGGAGTGGTGAAAAACctgaagaatattataacagACGAATTGGCCATGCAGTACAATATTGATGGAGTGTTGGGCAAAGATTCGTTCAAAggctttacaaattttttcgacGCCCTTATTG agtCCATTCCTACCGGGATAGACGCTGGATCGCCAGAGAATCAACTGCGCCAAGCCCTTCAGCGTCAAAAAAAAcgcgtaataaaaaaaatcatttag